The Chryseobacterium sp. G0186 genome includes the window CAATTTTACAGGATCTTTTACAGACCGCCGTTCTTATTGAGCATTCCACGATCCCCCCTTATCTTACAGCTTTGTATTCAATTAAGGACGGAACGAATGCATTGGCTTCCCAGATCATCAGAAGTGTAGCCGTGGAAGAAATGCTCCATCTGATTATGGTTTGTAATGTGCTGAATGCAGTAAATATTCAGCCCTCAGTCAACAAACCACAAAATTATCCTACCTATCCGATGAAATTACCTATGAACGTTGATTTCTATGTAGGTTTGGAAACTTTCTCGGCTAATAGTATCGCAACTTTCATCGCCATCGAAAGTCCTAGTAATCCTTTGGTAAAAGCCCCTGTATATGAACAGGAAACTGAGGGAACAGCATTATTCGCCAAAAGAGCTGCAGTACAGGAAAATAACCTATGGACCCTTGAGAACATGAAAGGATTCATCATGGAGCATGTACATACCATTGGTGAATATTATGATGTTTTATTCTTTTATATTGTTGTTTTCCAAATCATTGCTTATTACAAGGAGCATGGGAGTCTTCCTCAAAATTTCAGTGAATTAAATACCGGTGGAATCTTTACAGGAGATCCTGCAAAACAAATTCGTCCTGAACAATATTATGGAAGTGGTGGAAAATTACATTCTGTGGAAGCTTTAGAGGGTGTCATTGCTGTTTTTCAGGAAATTAAAGGACAAGGTGAGGGAGCAGATGATTCTATCTTCGATGTGGATCCGTCTCAGTTTGAAGAGGGAGCAGAATTGGCTCATTATTTCAGATTCAAGGAAATATTTCATGAACATTTCTATGTAGGCGGAAATTACAAACCTTTTATGGATGAAAATGGAATGATGCCCGTAACAACCCCACCTACAGGAAAATCGCTGGAAGTAGACTGGAACGCTGCCTACCCTATGAAACAAAACCCTAAACTTAGTGACTATGCCGGAAATAATGAGTTATATGCGCAGGGTCTTGAGTTCAATAAAACCTACAGAAGATTACTGGATGCTATTCAAAGCGCTGTGGAAGGGAATCAAAGAGAACTTGAAAAATCAATTATGTATATGTATGCGCTGAAAGAGCAGGCTGTAGGCTTATTAAAACAGCCATTAGACTCTCAAACCAATGCAGGTCCCACTTTTGAGTATACAAACTTATAATCATACAAACTAATATATCATGCTTAAACGAAGAAAAGAAAGTTCTGAGGCTGGTGAACAGATGCTCCTCAGAAGTACAGGTGAAGGCCCAAAAGGGGTTCTGGATACATTGATGTCCGGATATTCAAAACTTCTTATTGAAGATCCTGTAAGACCATTTAAGGAAGAAAATCTACAGGATATAGAAAATAATGTGGACTATGGAATTCTGGCAGCACTGGACGGAACATGGGTGAGCTATAATGTGAATTACAATAAAAATGTAGGTAAACCATCATTGGCAAGCGGTGTACATACCACCATTATGCCTTCTCCCGGCACCAATTCAGGAACAATCCCAGGTAAATTCAGCTTTGATTGTGAAGAATATATTGAAAAACTGACATTTTCGTTGGTTCCCGGTGGTGTCCGTAACCGTGGTGGCGCCAGTGAGTTGTTTTGTGGAGCCGTGAAATATGAACAAAGCATTAAAAGTGTAAATACTGTAGAGGGGCAGCCAAATTTGAAATACACTCCTATTCATGAGGAAAACGGCATGTATTTATGGCTGAGTGATGTCTACAACCATGCGGCTACGAAAGAATCCATAGAAAGAGATCGTGGTATTCACGCTTTTTCTGAACAGGATTTTAAAGACTATGGTTATAAGGGAGAATACAGAAATGAACCCTTGGTTCAGATTTCAAAGGATGAAAACAACAAAAAGTATATCCTTTTAAGTGAACTACAGGAGGGACAGGAATATT containing:
- a CDS encoding ferritin-like domain-containing protein; protein product: MRQRLINKTEPQETLLQGAKISGRSAKVADAGISLQSLLLDSKISKEDWIEGLKHHSKTLTNLLLNDQIEEFNQYLGSQFGPEVSEINKNLIDIDYRPILQDLLQTAVLIEHSTIPPYLTALYSIKDGTNALASQIIRSVAVEEMLHLIMVCNVLNAVNIQPSVNKPQNYPTYPMKLPMNVDFYVGLETFSANSIATFIAIESPSNPLVKAPVYEQETEGTALFAKRAAVQENNLWTLENMKGFIMEHVHTIGEYYDVLFFYIVVFQIIAYYKEHGSLPQNFSELNTGGIFTGDPAKQIRPEQYYGSGGKLHSVEALEGVIAVFQEIKGQGEGADDSIFDVDPSQFEEGAELAHYFRFKEIFHEHFYVGGNYKPFMDENGMMPVTTPPTGKSLEVDWNAAYPMKQNPKLSDYAGNNELYAQGLEFNKTYRRLLDAIQSAVEGNQRELEKSIMYMYALKEQAVGLLKQPLDSQTNAGPTFEYTNL